The following proteins come from a genomic window of Suricata suricatta isolate VVHF042 chromosome 5, meerkat_22Aug2017_6uvM2_HiC, whole genome shotgun sequence:
- the COL8A1 gene encoding collagen alpha-1(VIII) chain isoform X1: MAVPPGPLQLLGVLLAISLGSIRLIQAGAYYGIKPLPPQIPPQIPPQIPQYQPLGQQVPHMPLGKDGLNMGKELPHMQYGKEYPHLPQYMKEIQPVPRMGKEAAPKKGKEIPLASLRGEQGPRGEPGPRGPPGPPGLPGHGIPGIKGKPGPQGYPGIGKPGMPGMPGKPGAMGMPGAKGEIGPKGEIGPMGIPGPQGPPGPHGLPGIGKPGGPGLPGQPGAKGERGPKGPPGPPGLQGPKGEKGFGMPGLPGLKGPPGMHGPPGPVGLPGVGKPGVTGFPGPQGPLGKPGPPGEPGPQGPIGVPGVQGPPGMPGVGKPGQDGLPGQPGFPGGKGEQGLPGLPGPPGLPGIGKPGFPGPKGDKGIGGLPGPLGPRGEKGPVGAPGMGGPPGEPGLPGIPGPMGPPGAIGFPGPKGEGGVVGPQGPPGPKGEPGLQGFPGKPGFLGEVGPPGMRGLPGPIGPKGEAGLKGLPGLPGAPGLLGPKGEPGIPGDQGLQGPPGIPGIAGPSGPIGPPGMPGPKGEPGIPGPPGFPGVGKPGVAGLHGPPGKPGALGPQGQPGLPGPPGPPGPPGPPAVMPPTPPPHGEYLPDMGLGIDGVKPPHAYGAKKGKNGGPAYEMPAFTAELTAPFPPVGAPVKFDKLLYNGRQNYNPQTGIFTCEVPGVYYFAYHVHCKGGNVWVALFKNNEPMMYTYDEYKKGFLDQASGSAVLLLRPGDRVFLQMPSEQAAGLYAGQYVHSSFSGYLLYPM; the protein is encoded by the exons ATGGCTGTGCCACCCGGCCCTCTGCAGCTGCTGGGAGTGCTGCTTGCCATTTCCCTGGGCTCCATCAGGCTCATTCAGGCTGGTGCTTACTATGGGATCAAGCCGCTGCCACCACAAATTCCTCCTCAGATCCCACCACAAATTCCACAATACCAGCCTCTGGGCCAGCAAGTACCTCACATGCCTTTGGGCAAAGATGGCCTTAACATGGGCAAGGAGCTGCCCCACATGCAGTATGGCAAAGAGTATCCACATCTACCCCAATATATGAAGGAAATTCAGCCAGTGCCAAGAATGGGCAAGGAAGCAGCTCCTAAGAAAGGCAAAG AAATACCATTAGCCAGTTTGCGAGGGGAGCAAGGTCCCCGTGGAGAGCCTGGCCCAAGAGGACCACCTGGGCCCCCTGGCTTACCAGGTCATGGGATACCTGGAATCAAAGGAAAGCCAGGGCCACAGGGATATCCAGGAATTGGAAAACCAGGTATGCCTGGAATGCCAGGAAAGCCAGGAGCTATGGGAATGCCTGGCGCAAAAGGTGAAATTGGACCCAAAGGGGAGATTGGGCCTATGGGGATCCCAGGACCACAAGGACCTCCAGGGCCTCATGGACTTCCTGGCATTGGAAAACCAGGTGGGCCAGGGTTACCAGGGCAACCAGGTGCAAAGGGAGAGCGAGGACCCAAAGGACCACCAGGACCTCCGGGCCTTCAAGGTCCTAAAGGAGAGAAGGGCTTTGGGATGCCAGGTCTGCCAGGCCTGAAGGGTCCTCCAGGGATGCATGGCCCTCCTGGGCCTGTTGGACTTCCAGGAGTGGGCAAACCAGGGGTGACAGGCTTCCCTGGGCCCCAAGGCCCCCTGGGCAAGCCAGGTCCTCCAGGCGAACCTGGTCCACAAGGTCCTATTGGGGTCCCAGGAGTTCAAGGGCCTCCCGGGATGCCTGGAGTTGGAAAACCAGGCCAGGATGGGCTCCCTGGCCAGCCAGGATTTCCAGGTGGGAAAGGGGAGCAAGGCCTGCCAGGGCTGCCCGGACCCCCAGGCCTTCCAGGGATTGGGAAACCAGGCTTCCCAGGACCCAAAGGTGACAAGGGCATAGGGGGTCTTCCTGGGCCTCTGGGACCAAGAGGGGAGAAAGGACCGGTGGGTGCCCCGGGAATGGGGGGTCCCCCAGGAGAGCCAGGCCTGCCTGGAATCCCAGGTCCTATGGGCCCTCCAGGTGCTATTGGTTTTCCTGGACCCAAAGGAGAAGGTGGAGTTGTAGGGCCACAGGGGCCACCAGGTCCCAAGGGTGAGCCAGGGCTTCAAGGCTTCCCAGGAAAGCCAGGTTTCCTTGGTGAAGTAGGGCCCCCTGGCATGAGGGGTTTGCCAGGTCCCATAGGCCCGAAGGGGGAAGCTGGACTCAAAGGTTTACCAGGGCTCCCTGGTGCTCCCGGGTTGCTTGGACCAAAGGGAGAGCCAGGAATTCCAGGGGACCAGGGTTTACAGGGCCCTCCAGGCATCCCAGGGATTGCGGGCCCCAGTGGGCCCATTGGACCACCTGGAATGCCAGGCCCCAAAGGGGAACCGGGCATCCCAGGACCCCCTGGGTTCCCTGGAGTAGGGAAGCCTGGAGTAGCAGGACTTCATGGTCCCCCAGGGAAGCCTGGTGCCCTTGGTCCTCAAGGGCAGCCAGGCCTTCCAGGGCCCCCAGGCCCTccagggcccccagggcccccagctgTGATGCCCCCTACACCACCACCCCATGGAGAGTATCTGCCAGACATGGGGCTGGGAATTGATGGAGTGAAACCCCCCCATGCCTATGGGGCTAAGAAAGGCAAGAATGGAGGGCCAGCCTACGAGATGCCTGCCTTTACAGCTGAGCTGACTGCACCTTTCCCGCCTGTGGGGGCCCCGGTGAAGTTTGACAAACTGCTCTATAATGGCAGACAGAACTACAACCCACAGACGGGCATCTTCACCTGCGAGGTCCCCGGGGTCTACTACTTTGCATACCACGTTCACTGCAAGGGGGGCAACGTGTGGGTTGCTCTGTTCAAGAACAATGAGCCCATGATGTACACGTACGATGAGTACAAAAAGGGCTTTCTGGACCAGGCGTCAGGGAGTGCGGTTCTGCTGCTCAGGCCCGGAGACCGCGTGTTCCTCCAGATGCCCTCAGAACAGGCCGCAGGACTGTATGCTGGGCAGTACGTCCATTCCTCCTTTTCAGGATATTTATTATATcccatgtaa